The Pseudomonas sp. FP2309 genome has a window encoding:
- the mscL gene encoding large-conductance mechanosensitive channel protein MscL: MSVISEFKAFAVKGNVVDMAVGIIIGAAFGKIVSSFVGDVVMPPIGLLIGGVDFADLAITLKAAQGDVPAVVLAYGKFIQSVIDFVIVAFAIFMGVKAINRLKRQEAAAPSLPPTPSKEEVLLGEIRDLLKAQNDKPL, translated from the coding sequence ATGAGCGTGATCAGTGAGTTCAAGGCCTTCGCGGTCAAAGGTAATGTGGTCGATATGGCCGTCGGTATCATCATCGGCGCAGCCTTCGGCAAGATTGTTTCCTCGTTCGTAGGCGACGTGGTGATGCCGCCCATTGGGCTGTTGATCGGTGGGGTCGACTTCGCTGACCTGGCCATAACGCTCAAGGCGGCGCAAGGCGATGTGCCTGCCGTGGTCTTGGCCTACGGCAAGTTCATCCAGAGCGTGATTGATTTTGTGATCGTCGCATTTGCGATCTTCATGGGTGTGAAGGCCATCAACCGTCTCAAGCGCCAAGAAGCCGCGGCCCCAAGCCTGCCGCCAACGCCGAGCAAGGAAGAAGTGTTACTGGGCGAGATCCGCGATCTGCTCAAGGCACAGAACGACAAACCGCTCTAA
- a CDS encoding LuxR family transcriptional regulator, with protein sequence MVNWRNTRLPKLEDQDQVTEVFEMVINETHALGFQFCSFTMSTQQPLNPAPLFERNNYPAQWNHLYKQARFSEVDPVIAHCQRSVLPFVWQETAFSDAPHLWALAKSHGVHVGWPQPLHGPKGTFSMLTLGRSTDEISPEELYEKAGNALWLCHAMHTVVAHKYANEPVAKTSSNLTPREIEVLRWSAMGKTAGEIAKILCLSERTVGFHNCSSMRKLGVNNKIAAVMVAAKAGFL encoded by the coding sequence ATGGTCAACTGGCGCAACACGAGACTCCCGAAACTGGAAGACCAGGACCAAGTCACAGAAGTTTTTGAAATGGTTATCAACGAGACACATGCGCTCGGCTTCCAATTCTGTTCATTCACGATGAGTACTCAACAACCCCTAAACCCCGCTCCACTGTTTGAAAGAAACAACTATCCCGCTCAATGGAACCATCTGTACAAACAAGCACGTTTTTCAGAGGTCGACCCCGTAATTGCCCACTGTCAGCGTTCGGTACTGCCTTTCGTCTGGCAGGAAACGGCGTTTAGCGACGCGCCGCATTTATGGGCGCTGGCCAAATCCCACGGTGTACACGTGGGATGGCCGCAACCGTTGCATGGCCCCAAAGGCACATTCAGCATGCTGACGCTGGGCCGAAGCACCGATGAGATCAGCCCGGAGGAGCTTTACGAAAAAGCCGGTAATGCCTTGTGGCTCTGCCACGCCATGCACACGGTGGTCGCGCATAAATATGCGAATGAGCCGGTGGCAAAAACCAGCAGCAATTTAACGCCACGTGAGATCGAAGTGCTGCGCTGGTCAGCGATGGGAAAGACTGCAGGCGAGATCGCCAAGATCCTGTGCCTGTCTGAACGTACCGTCGGTTTTCACAACTGCAGTTCGATGCGCAAATTGGGCGTCAATAATAAGATTGCCGCCGTGATGGTGGCAGCGAAAGCCGGGTTTCTGTAA
- a CDS encoding carbon starvation CstA family protein, which translates to MKNNNSLLRHLPWLVLAIVGACALGVVALRRGEAINALWIVVAAVAIYLVAYRYYSLFIANNVMQLDPRRATPAVVNNDGLDYVPTNKHILFGHHFAAIAGAGPLVGPVLAAQMGYLPGTLWLIAGVVLAGAVQDFMILFLSTRRNGRSLGDMVREEMGRIPGTIALFGCFLIMIIILAVLALIVVKALAESPWGIFTVMATIPIAMFMGIYMRYIRPGRIGEISIIGVALLLGSIWLGGQIAADPVWAKAFTFTGIQITWMLIGYGFVAAVLPVWLILAPRDYLSTFLKIGTIIALAIGILVTMPDLKMPALTQFIDGTGPVWKGGLFPFLFITIACGAVSGFHALISSGTTPKLLANESHARYIGYGGMLMESFVAIMAMVAASVIEPGVYFAMNSPAAIVGSDVVTVAQTVSSWGFAITPEALSAVAHDIGETTILARAGGAPTLAVGIAQILHSVLPGENTMAFWYHFAILFEALFILTAVDAGTRAGRFMLQDLLGSFVPALKRTESWTANLIATAGCVAMWGYLLYQGVIDPLGGINTLWPLFGISNQMLAGIALMLATVVLIKMKRQRYIWVTMLPAVWLLICTTTAGFIKLFDANPAIGFLSLAKKYSDALANGQILAPAKSIDQMQHVIYNAYTNATLTALFLFVVFSILFYALKVGVAAWGNKERTDKEAPFQAVPDA; encoded by the coding sequence ATGAAAAATAATAATAGCCTGCTACGCCACCTACCCTGGCTGGTGCTGGCAATCGTAGGAGCGTGCGCCCTTGGCGTAGTGGCCTTGCGCCGCGGCGAGGCGATCAACGCCTTGTGGATTGTGGTCGCTGCGGTGGCCATTTACCTGGTCGCTTATCGCTACTACAGCCTGTTCATCGCGAATAACGTGATGCAACTCGATCCACGGCGGGCCACCCCCGCAGTCGTCAACAATGACGGTCTGGACTATGTGCCGACCAACAAACACATCCTTTTCGGTCACCACTTTGCGGCGATTGCCGGTGCAGGCCCGCTGGTCGGTCCGGTACTGGCGGCGCAAATGGGCTACCTGCCCGGCACACTCTGGCTGATTGCTGGCGTGGTGCTTGCCGGTGCGGTGCAGGACTTCATGATCCTGTTCCTGTCCACCCGTCGTAACGGCCGTTCCCTGGGGGACATGGTGCGTGAAGAGATGGGCCGCATTCCGGGGACCATCGCGCTGTTCGGCTGCTTCCTGATCATGATCATCATCCTCGCGGTGCTGGCGCTGATCGTGGTCAAGGCCCTGGCCGAGAGCCCATGGGGCATCTTCACGGTGATGGCGACCATCCCGATCGCGATGTTCATGGGCATCTACATGCGCTACATCCGCCCGGGCCGCATTGGCGAAATCTCGATCATCGGCGTGGCCTTGCTGCTGGGCTCGATCTGGCTGGGCGGGCAGATCGCTGCTGACCCGGTCTGGGCCAAGGCCTTTACCTTCACCGGCATTCAAATTACCTGGATGCTGATCGGCTACGGTTTCGTGGCGGCGGTGTTGCCGGTGTGGCTGATCCTGGCACCGCGTGACTACCTGTCGACCTTCCTCAAAATCGGCACCATCATCGCCCTGGCAATCGGCATCCTGGTCACCATGCCAGACCTGAAAATGCCGGCGCTGACCCAGTTCATCGACGGCACCGGCCCGGTGTGGAAGGGCGGCCTGTTCCCGTTCCTGTTCATCACCATCGCGTGCGGCGCGGTGTCGGGCTTCCATGCGCTGATCTCCTCGGGCACCACGCCCAAGTTGCTGGCCAACGAAAGCCACGCCCGTTACATCGGTTACGGCGGCATGCTGATGGAGTCGTTCGTGGCCATCATGGCGATGGTCGCCGCTTCGGTGATCGAGCCTGGCGTGTACTTCGCCATGAACAGCCCGGCGGCGATTGTCGGCAGCGACGTGGTCACCGTGGCGCAGACCGTCAGCAGCTGGGGCTTTGCAATTACCCCTGAAGCGTTGTCGGCCGTGGCCCACGACATCGGTGAAACCACCATCCTGGCCCGTGCCGGCGGTGCACCGACCCTGGCGGTCGGTATCGCGCAGATCCTGCACAGTGTGCTGCCGGGTGAAAACACCATGGCGTTCTGGTACCACTTTGCGATCCTGTTCGAAGCGCTGTTTATCCTGACCGCTGTCGACGCCGGCACCCGCGCCGGTCGCTTCATGCTGCAAGACCTGCTGGGGTCCTTCGTGCCGGCGCTCAAACGCACCGAATCCTGGACCGCCAACCTGATCGCCACCGCCGGTTGTGTGGCCATGTGGGGTTACCTGCTGTACCAAGGCGTGATCGACCCGCTGGGCGGCATCAACACCTTGTGGCCGTTGTTCGGTATCTCCAACCAGATGCTGGCGGGTATCGCGCTGATGCTGGCGACGGTCGTGCTGATCAAAATGAAACGCCAACGCTACATCTGGGTGACCATGCTGCCGGCGGTCTGGCTGCTGATCTGCACCACCACGGCGGGCTTCATCAAGCTGTTCGACGCCAACCCGGCGATCGGCTTCCTGTCGCTGGCCAAGAAGTACAGCGATGCCCTGGCCAACGGCCAGATCCTGGCGCCGGCCAAGAGCATCGACCAGATGCAGCACGTGATCTACAACGCCTACACCAACGCAACGCTGACGGCGCTGTTCCTGTTCGTGGTATTCAGCATCCTGTTCTATGCGCTCAAGGTCGGTGTCGCCGCCTGGGGCAACAAAGAACGCACGGATAAAGAAGCCCCGTTCCAGGCCGTACCGGACGCTTGA
- a CDS encoding class I SAM-dependent methyltransferase has translation MPLLESPFAQLDLIRQPEQHNDPLQAFDAADEYLLNHLAEQQPAATTRVLVLNDSFGALAASLEGRVQVTSSGDSFLAAQGLEKNLVRNGKAFDAVTFIPASQIPSGPFDRVLIRVPKTLALLEEQLIRLQGQLAPGAEVIAGAMIKHLPRAAGELLERYIGPMHASLAVKKARLLIATPADRPAAVSPYPTRYTLDAPALELLNHANVFCREGLDIGTRAFLPHLPTGLGSARVADLGCGNGVLAIASALQNPDAHYTLVDESYMAVQSAAENWQAALGHREVTVQAGDGLAGQAPDSLDVVLCNPPFHQQQVVGDFLAWRMFQQAREALVVGGALYIVGNRHLGYHSKLARLFRGVEQVAATPKFVILKARK, from the coding sequence ATGCCCCTGCTCGAAAGCCCCTTCGCCCAGCTCGATCTGATCCGCCAGCCAGAGCAGCACAACGATCCGCTGCAAGCCTTCGATGCCGCCGACGAGTACCTGCTCAATCACCTGGCAGAACAGCAGCCAGCGGCGACGACACGCGTGCTGGTACTCAACGACAGCTTCGGCGCGCTGGCCGCCAGCCTTGAAGGCCGGGTGCAGGTGACGTCCAGTGGCGACTCATTCCTCGCCGCGCAAGGGCTGGAGAAAAACCTGGTGCGCAACGGCAAGGCATTTGATGCCGTGACTTTCATACCGGCCAGCCAAATCCCGAGCGGCCCTTTTGACCGCGTACTGATCCGCGTGCCCAAGACCCTGGCGCTGCTGGAAGAACAGTTGATTCGCTTGCAAGGTCAACTGGCACCGGGCGCCGAAGTGATTGCCGGGGCGATGATCAAGCATTTGCCACGGGCGGCCGGGGAGTTGCTGGAGCGCTATATCGGCCCAATGCACGCCTCGTTGGCCGTGAAGAAAGCCCGGCTGCTGATCGCAACCCCGGCCGACCGCCCGGCCGCCGTTTCCCCCTACCCCACGCGCTACACGCTGGACGCCCCCGCCCTCGAACTGCTCAACCACGCCAACGTGTTCTGCCGCGAAGGCCTGGACATCGGCACGCGCGCGTTCCTGCCGCACCTGCCGACCGGCTTGGGCAGCGCACGCGTGGCCGACCTGGGTTGCGGCAACGGCGTACTGGCCATTGCCAGCGCACTGCAAAACCCCGATGCCCACTACACGCTGGTGGACGAGTCCTACATGGCCGTGCAATCGGCGGCCGAGAACTGGCAAGCGGCGCTCGGCCATCGCGAAGTAACGGTACAGGCCGGCGATGGCCTGGCCGGTCAGGCGCCAGATTCTCTGGATGTGGTGCTGTGCAACCCGCCGTTCCACCAGCAGCAGGTGGTGGGCGACTTCCTCGCCTGGCGCATGTTCCAGCAGGCACGCGAAGCGCTGGTGGTCGGCGGTGCTCTTTATATCGTGGGCAACCGCCACCTGGGTTATCACAGCAAGTTGGCGCGCTTGTTCCGGGGTGTCGAGCAGGTGGCCGCCACGCCCAAGTTCGTGATCCTTAAGGCACGCAAATAA
- a CDS encoding ferredoxin--NADP reductase yields MTASAEKFTRQTLLDVQSLTPSLFTLRTTRDPGFRFTAGQFVRLGVTKADGSTVWRAYSVVSSPFDEHLDFFSIVVPGGEFTSELSRLRVGDTLMVERQATGFLTLNRFVDGRDLWMLGTGTGVAPFLSILQDFEVWEKFERIVLVYSAREARELAYQSLINELGAREYLAEYAHKLTYIPIVTRETHPGALNGRITTLIENGELERAAGIELTPEHSRVLICGNPQMVDDTRQLLKQRDMQLSLSRRPGQVAVENYW; encoded by the coding sequence ATGACGGCCAGTGCTGAAAAATTCACCCGCCAGACATTGCTTGATGTGCAATCGCTGACCCCCAGCCTGTTTACCCTGCGTACTACCCGTGATCCGGGTTTCCGGTTTACCGCCGGCCAGTTCGTGCGCCTGGGTGTGACCAAGGCCGACGGCAGTACCGTATGGCGTGCCTATTCGGTGGTGTCGTCACCCTTTGACGAACACTTGGATTTCTTCTCGATCGTCGTTCCAGGTGGCGAGTTCACCAGTGAGCTGAGTCGCCTGCGGGTCGGCGACACGTTGATGGTAGAGCGCCAGGCCACAGGCTTTTTGACCCTGAATCGATTTGTCGACGGCCGCGATTTGTGGATGCTGGGTACCGGCACCGGAGTCGCGCCGTTTCTATCGATCCTGCAGGACTTTGAGGTCTGGGAAAAATTCGAGCGCATTGTCCTGGTGTACAGCGCCCGCGAGGCCCGGGAGTTGGCGTACCAGTCGCTGATCAACGAGCTGGGGGCGCGTGAGTATTTGGCCGAATACGCACATAAACTCACTTACATCCCCATCGTCACCCGCGAGACACACCCCGGTGCATTGAACGGACGTATCACCACGTTGATTGAAAATGGCGAGCTGGAGCGCGCGGCTGGCATCGAGCTGACCCCGGAACATTCCCGCGTACTGATTTGCGGCAACCCGCAAATGGTCGATGACACCCGCCAATTGCTCAAGCAGCGTGACATGCAACTGAGCCTGAGCCGACGTCCGGGGCAGGTCGCGGTGGAAAACTACTGGTAA
- a CDS encoding PilZ domain-containing protein produces MTDHPSDRRCFRRIALDATTELRQNGHEWPVQLVDLSLKGLAVKRPEPWKGNKALPFEVDIRLDPKAHIKMQVKLTHDDHGQLGFVCKEIDLDSISHLRRLIELNLGDQEELERELGALLDV; encoded by the coding sequence ATGACCGACCACCCGTCCGACCGCCGCTGTTTCCGCCGCATTGCCCTGGATGCCACCACCGAACTTCGGCAAAACGGCCACGAATGGCCGGTGCAATTGGTGGATTTGTCGCTCAAGGGCCTGGCAGTCAAACGGCCCGAGCCCTGGAAAGGCAATAAAGCATTGCCATTCGAGGTCGACATCCGCCTGGACCCAAAGGCGCACATAAAGATGCAGGTCAAGCTGACCCACGATGACCACGGCCAATTAGGCTTTGTATGCAAGGAAATCGACCTGGACTCGATCAGTCACCTGCGGCGGCTGATCGAGCTGAACCTCGGTGATCAGGAAGAACTCGAGCGGGAACTCGGTGCGCTGCTGGACGTGTGA
- a CDS encoding DUF2474 domain-containing protein, with amino-acid sequence MSGKPTLHEIEKAEKQPLWRRLGWLAMIWTGSVLALFVVASLMRMFMNAAGLTTH; translated from the coding sequence ATGTCCGGCAAGCCGACGTTGCACGAGATCGAAAAGGCCGAGAAGCAGCCGTTATGGCGGCGTCTGGGGTGGCTGGCGATGATCTGGACCGGCAGTGTGCTGGCCCTGTTTGTCGTGGCCAGCCTGATGCGCATGTTCATGAATGCGGCCGGCCTGACCACCCACTGA
- a CDS encoding ankyrin repeat domain-containing protein, protein MRIFIGWLMAMLAFVAHAEAAEPAALKAQLQDYYFDAARRGDLDMLNTFIESGYSLNTQDDKGYTALILAAYHGQGPFVERLLSAGADACVQDKRGNTALMGAIFKGELKIAQRLLATDCNPDQRNGAGQTAAMYAGLFKRIELLDALKAKGADLNAEDPIGNSASRLASGEIRTPAPR, encoded by the coding sequence ATGCGAATTTTCATCGGTTGGCTGATGGCCATGCTGGCCTTTGTCGCCCACGCCGAGGCCGCGGAGCCAGCGGCACTCAAGGCGCAGTTGCAGGACTATTACTTCGATGCCGCCCGCCGTGGCGACCTCGACATGCTCAATACCTTTATCGAGTCCGGTTACAGCCTCAATACCCAGGACGACAAGGGCTACACCGCATTGATCCTTGCCGCTTACCACGGCCAGGGGCCGTTCGTGGAGCGCCTGCTCAGCGCAGGGGCCGACGCCTGTGTACAGGACAAACGCGGTAACACAGCGCTGATGGGCGCGATCTTCAAGGGCGAGCTGAAAATCGCCCAGCGCCTGCTGGCCACCGACTGTAACCCCGACCAGCGCAACGGTGCCGGACAGACGGCCGCCATGTACGCCGGGCTGTTCAAGCGCATCGAGTTGCTTGACGCCTTGAAAGCCAAGGGCGCCGACCTGAACGCCGAAGACCCGATCGGCAACAGTGCTTCACGCCTGGCCAGCGGTGAAATCCGGACCCCGGCGCCGCGCTGA
- the cydB gene encoding cytochrome d ubiquinol oxidase subunit II, producing the protein MGIDLPLIWAVIIIFGIMMYVVMDGFDLGIGILFPFVKGKTDRDVMMNTVAPVWDGNETWLVLGGAGLFGAFPLAYSVVLSALYLPLILMLIGLIFRGVAFEFRFKAKDHKRHLWDKAFIGGSIAATFFQGVALGAFIDGFAVVDRQFAGGSLDWFTPFTMFCGAALIVAYALLGCTWLIMKTEGKLQEQMHNLARPLAFVVLAVIGIVSIWTPLSHPEIASRWFTLPNLFWFLPVPVLVLVTMYGLIRAVARNAHYTPFLLTLVLIFLGYSGLGISLWPNIIPPSVSIWDAAAPPQSQGFMLVGTLFIIPFILGYTFWSYYVFRGKVTHEDGYH; encoded by the coding sequence ATGGGTATTGATCTTCCGCTGATCTGGGCTGTGATCATCATCTTCGGGATCATGATGTACGTGGTCATGGACGGCTTCGACCTGGGCATCGGCATCCTGTTTCCGTTCGTGAAGGGCAAGACCGACCGTGACGTCATGATGAACACCGTGGCGCCCGTGTGGGACGGCAACGAAACCTGGCTGGTCCTCGGCGGCGCGGGATTGTTCGGCGCCTTCCCGCTGGCCTATTCGGTGGTGTTGTCGGCGTTGTATCTGCCACTGATCCTGATGCTGATCGGGCTGATCTTTCGCGGCGTGGCCTTCGAGTTTCGCTTCAAGGCCAAGGACCACAAGCGTCATCTATGGGACAAGGCGTTTATCGGCGGCTCGATTGCCGCCACCTTCTTCCAGGGCGTGGCGCTGGGGGCGTTTATCGACGGCTTTGCAGTGGTCGACCGCCAGTTCGCCGGCGGCTCGCTGGACTGGTTCACCCCGTTCACGATGTTCTGCGGCGCGGCGCTGATCGTGGCCTACGCGTTGCTCGGCTGCACCTGGCTGATCATGAAGACCGAGGGCAAGTTGCAGGAGCAAATGCACAATCTGGCGCGGCCTTTGGCGTTCGTGGTGTTGGCGGTGATTGGCATCGTGAGTATCTGGACACCGCTGTCGCACCCGGAAATCGCGTCGCGCTGGTTCACCCTGCCTAACCTGTTCTGGTTCCTGCCGGTGCCGGTCCTGGTACTGGTGACGATGTACGGGCTGATCCGCGCGGTGGCGCGCAATGCGCATTACACGCCGTTCCTGCTGACCCTGGTGTTGATCTTCCTGGGCTACAGCGGTCTGGGTATCAGCCTGTGGCCGAACATCATTCCGCCGTCAGTGTCGATCTGGGACGCCGCCGCTCCGCCGCAAAGCCAGGGCTTCATGCTGGTGGGCACCTTGTTCATCATCCCGTTCATCCTGGGTTACACCTTCTGGAGCTACTACGTGTTCCGCGGCAAGGTCACCCACGAAGACGGTTATCACTAG
- the katB gene encoding catalase KatB, with the protein MKTPMNGRPVLARYALVMATASLLSVSVQAANLTRDNGAAVGDNQNSQTAGANGPVLLQDVQLIQKLQRFDRERIPERVVHARGTGAHGTFTVTDNLSDLTKAKVFAAGETTPVFVRFSAVVHGNHSPETLRDPRGFATKFYTADGNWDLVGNNFPTFFIRDAIKFPDMVHAFKPDPRTNLDDDSRRFDFFSHVPESTRTLTELYSDAGTPASYREMDGNGVHAYKLINAKGEVHYVKFHWKSLQGIKNLDPKQVTQVQGRDYSHMTNDLVTHINKGDFPKWDLYVQVLKPEDLAKFDFDPLDATKIWPNVPERKVGQMVLNRNPANVFQETEQVAMAPANLVPGIEPSEDRLLQGRVFSYADTQMYRLGANALQLPINAPRVIVNNGNQDGAMNSGKTSTGVNYQPSRLMPREEPQTARYSQSALVGSTQQAKIQREQNFKQAGDLYRSYSPKERQDLIENFGGSLATTDDESKHIILSFLYKADPEYGTGVAKVAKGDLARVKALAEKLTD; encoded by the coding sequence ATGAAGACTCCAATGAACGGCCGCCCGGTGCTGGCGCGATATGCGCTGGTCATGGCGACGGCCAGCCTCCTGTCCGTTTCGGTGCAGGCCGCCAACCTGACTCGCGATAACGGCGCTGCGGTAGGTGACAACCAGAACTCGCAGACCGCCGGCGCCAACGGCCCGGTGTTGCTGCAAGACGTGCAGTTGATCCAGAAACTGCAACGCTTTGACCGCGAACGCATCCCGGAGCGCGTGGTACACGCCCGTGGCACCGGCGCCCACGGTACCTTCACGGTCACCGATAACCTCAGCGACCTGACCAAGGCCAAAGTGTTTGCCGCGGGTGAAACCACGCCGGTCTTCGTGCGCTTCTCGGCCGTGGTCCACGGCAACCATTCCCCGGAAACACTGCGCGACCCGCGGGGCTTCGCCACCAAGTTCTACACCGCTGATGGCAACTGGGACTTGGTCGGGAATAACTTCCCGACATTCTTCATTCGTGACGCCATCAAGTTCCCGGACATGGTCCACGCCTTCAAGCCGGACCCACGCACTAACCTGGATGACGACTCGCGTCGGTTTGACTTCTTCTCCCATGTTCCCGAGTCCACGCGTACGCTCACCGAGTTGTACTCCGACGCCGGTACCCCGGCCAGTTACCGGGAAATGGACGGCAACGGCGTACATGCCTACAAGTTGATTAACGCCAAGGGCGAAGTGCACTACGTCAAGTTCCATTGGAAGAGTCTGCAAGGCATCAAAAACCTCGACCCCAAGCAAGTCACCCAAGTGCAGGGGCGTGACTACAGCCACATGACCAACGACTTGGTCACCCATATCAACAAGGGCGACTTCCCCAAGTGGGACTTGTATGTACAGGTGCTCAAGCCGGAAGACCTGGCCAAGTTTGATTTCGACCCATTGGACGCGACCAAGATCTGGCCAAACGTACCCGAGCGCAAAGTCGGGCAGATGGTGCTCAACCGCAACCCGGCGAATGTCTTCCAGGAAACCGAGCAAGTAGCGATGGCCCCGGCCAACCTGGTGCCGGGCATCGAACCGTCGGAAGACCGTCTGCTGCAAGGCCGTGTGTTCTCCTACGCCGATACCCAGATGTACCGCCTGGGCGCCAATGCGCTGCAATTGCCGATCAACGCCCCGCGAGTCATCGTCAATAACGGTAACCAGGATGGCGCGATGAACAGCGGTAAAACCAGCACCGGTGTGAACTACCAGCCAAGCCGGCTGATGCCGCGCGAAGAGCCGCAAACCGCGCGCTACAGCCAGTCGGCGCTGGTGGGCAGTACCCAGCAGGCGAAGATCCAGCGTGAGCAGAACTTCAAGCAGGCCGGTGATCTGTACCGTTCCTACAGCCCCAAGGAACGCCAGGACCTGATCGAAAACTTTGGCGGCTCCCTGGCCACCACGGATGACGAGAGCAAGCACATCATCCTGTCGTTCCTCTACAAAGCCGATCCGGAGTACGGCACCGGCGTGGCCAAGGTTGCCAAGGGTGATCTGGCGCGCGTGAAGGCGCTGGCGGAAAAACTGACGGACTGA
- the radA gene encoding DNA repair protein RadA, protein MAKAKRMYGCTECGATFPKWAGQCGECGAWNTLTETMIESGGAAAPTGRAGWTGQQAQIKTLAEVSVEEVPRFSTASGELDRVLGGGLVDGSVVLIGGDPGIGKSTILLQTLCSIASRMPALYVTGEESQQQVAMRARRLGLPQDQLRVMTETCIESIIATARIEKPKVMVIDSIQTIFTEQLQSAPGGVSQVRESAALLVRYAKQSGTAIFLVGHVTKEGALAGPRVLEHMVDTVLYFEGESDGRLRLLRAVKNRFGAVNELGVFAMTDRGLKEVSNPSAIFLTRAQEEVPGSVVMATWEGTRPMLVEVQALVDDSHLANPRRVTLGLDQNRLAMLLAVLHRHGGIPTHDQDVFLNVVGGVKVLETASDLALMAAVMSSLRNRPLPHDLLVFGEVGLSGEVRPVPSGQERLKEAAKHGFKRAIVPKGNAPKESPPGLQIIAVTRLEQALDALFE, encoded by the coding sequence ATGGCAAAGGCCAAGCGCATGTACGGCTGCACCGAGTGCGGCGCGACCTTTCCCAAGTGGGCCGGCCAGTGCGGCGAATGCGGGGCGTGGAACACGCTGACCGAAACCATGATCGAGAGCGGCGGCGCGGCAGCCCCCACCGGTCGCGCCGGCTGGACCGGGCAGCAGGCACAGATCAAGACCCTGGCCGAAGTCAGTGTCGAGGAGGTCCCGCGTTTCTCCACCGCCTCCGGAGAATTGGACCGGGTACTCGGCGGCGGCCTGGTGGACGGCTCGGTGGTGCTGATCGGCGGCGACCCGGGTATTGGCAAATCGACCATCCTGCTGCAAACCCTGTGCAGCATCGCCAGCCGCATGCCGGCGCTGTACGTCACGGGGGAAGAATCCCAGCAGCAGGTGGCCATGCGCGCCCGTCGCCTGGGCTTGCCCCAGGATCAATTGCGGGTCATGACCGAAACCTGCATCGAAAGCATCATCGCCACGGCCCGTATCGAAAAGCCCAAGGTCATGGTGATCGACTCGATCCAGACGATTTTCACCGAACAACTGCAATCGGCGCCGGGGGGCGTGTCTCAGGTCCGCGAGAGTGCGGCGCTGCTGGTGCGCTACGCCAAGCAGAGCGGCACGGCGATTTTCCTGGTCGGCCACGTGACCAAAGAGGGCGCGCTGGCGGGGCCGCGGGTGTTGGAGCATATGGTCGACACCGTTTTGTACTTCGAGGGCGAATCCGACGGCCGCCTGCGGTTGCTGCGGGCGGTGAAGAACCGTTTCGGCGCCGTGAACGAATTGGGCGTGTTCGCCATGACCGACCGCGGGCTGAAGGAAGTCTCCAACCCCTCGGCGATCTTTCTGACCCGCGCCCAGGAAGAAGTCCCAGGCAGTGTGGTGATGGCGACGTGGGAAGGCACCCGGCCAATGCTGGTCGAGGTGCAGGCACTGGTGGACGATAGCCACCTGGCCAACCCGCGTCGGGTGACCCTCGGCCTGGATCAGAACCGCCTGGCGATGTTGCTGGCGGTGCTGCACCGTCACGGTGGCATCCCCACCCATGACCAAGACGTGTTCCTTAACGTGGTGGGCGGGGTCAAAGTGCTGGAAACCGCATCAGACCTGGCGTTGATGGCTGCGGTGATGTCCAGCCTGCGCAATCGGCCGTTGCCCCACGACCTGCTGGTGTTTGGCGAGGTGGGCCTGTCCGGCGAGGTGCGCCCGGTGCCCAGCGGCCAGGAGCGCCTTAAGGAGGCGGCCAAGCATGGCTTCAAGCGCGCGATCGTGCCCAAGGGCAATGCGCCGAAAGAGTCGCCGCCGGGCTTGCAGATTATTGCGGTAACGCGCCTTGAACAGGCGCTGGATGCGCTGTTTGAATAA